The following are from one region of the Halarcobacter sp. genome:
- a CDS encoding C4-type zinc ribbon domain-containing protein, translated as MNKYLQDLIKLSKYDSVISMFEPKIENEKAKLSTFVEVAESIKSQINDTYAQIDDVKSKRTKNNIHLAELKTKLEDIAKKNNEITNEKELKALQLEEEIAKEQISFANEEIVRLDEIAVAKEEELKELQGKLTEEEESIKEIQIAVDNAIEEINQERNKVSQERGELLEEFDKKILTFYQKIRRWAKDSAVVPVKDQACYGCYMKINDKTYSEVIKSEEIINCPHCGRILYKEEETTEEA; from the coding sequence TTGAATAAATATTTACAAGATTTGATAAAACTATCTAAGTATGATAGTGTTATTAGTATGTTTGAACCAAAAATTGAGAATGAAAAAGCAAAATTATCAACATTTGTTGAAGTTGCAGAATCAATTAAGTCACAAATTAATGATACATATGCACAAATTGATGATGTTAAATCTAAAAGAACAAAAAACAATATCCACTTAGCTGAATTAAAAACTAAGTTAGAAGATATTGCTAAAAAGAATAATGAAATTACAAATGAAAAAGAGTTAAAAGCATTACAACTTGAAGAAGAGATTGCAAAAGAGCAGATTTCATTTGCAAATGAAGAGATTGTAAGATTAGATGAGATTGCAGTTGCAAAAGAAGAAGAGTTAAAAGAGCTTCAAGGAAAACTTACAGAAGAAGAAGAATCAATTAAAGAGATTCAAATTGCTGTAGATAATGCAATTGAAGAGATTAACCAAGAAAGAAATAAAGTGTCTCAAGAAAGAGGTGAACTTTTAGAAGAGTTTGATAAAAAAATCTTAACTTTCTACCAAAAAATTAGAAGATGGGCAAAAGATTCAGCTGTTGTTCCTGTAAAAGACCAAGCATGTTATGGATGCTATATGAAAATCAATGACAAAACTTATTCAGAGGTAATTAAATCAGAAGAGATTATAAATTGTCCTCATTGTGGAAGAATTTTATATAAAGAAGAAGAAACAACTGAAGAGGCTTAA